From Novipirellula galeiformis, a single genomic window includes:
- a CDS encoding alpha-ketoglutarate-dependent dioxygenase AlkB family protein translates to MVETIELADGGRLLYEEVFLEPELADRYFVELRDHCLWEQKPALFGHMQPRLTASYGDAGITYRYSGTVNVALPWTATMLEIKHRIEAVCGQYNYCLMNRYRSGSDSMGLHADDEPEMGNVIGSLSLGATRTFRIRHNFSKETRKFPAGHGTLIIMAGTMQQFWKHDIPKTTQAVGERINLTFREIKKTEIK, encoded by the coding sequence ATGGTGGAGACGATTGAACTCGCCGACGGAGGACGACTGCTTTACGAAGAAGTCTTTCTAGAGCCAGAGCTGGCGGATCGCTATTTTGTCGAACTGCGGGATCATTGCCTCTGGGAACAGAAACCGGCGTTGTTTGGTCACATGCAACCTCGCTTGACCGCGTCCTACGGCGACGCAGGAATCACGTATCGCTATTCCGGCACCGTGAATGTCGCGTTGCCGTGGACCGCGACGATGTTGGAGATCAAACACCGAATCGAAGCGGTTTGCGGCCAATACAACTACTGTCTGATGAACCGCTACCGATCGGGGTCGGACAGCATGGGATTGCACGCCGATGATGAACCGGAGATGGGCAACGTGATCGGATCACTCTCGTTAGGGGCGACCCGCACGTTTCGAATTCGCCATAATTTTAGCAAGGAAACGAGGAAGTTTCCCGCCGGGCACGGAACCTTGATCATCATGGCCGGAACGATGCAGCAATTCTGGAAACACGATATTCCAAAGACGACGCAAGCGGTGGGCGAGAGAATCAATCTGACGTTCCGTGAGATCAAGAAAACTGAGATCAAGTAG
- the pepN gene encoding aminopeptidase N, giving the protein MTATQSVQAVYRSDYQPPTYWIDNVELEFDLDPRETLVTARIAVRRNADQASHTLELAGQHLQLQSVSVDGTPLSANEYSISNESLTLTELPETCVIETQVLVSPVSNKTLSGLYQTSGNYCTQCEAVGFRRITYFLDRPDVMATYRVTLRADKKTCPVMLSNGNRIAQRDLGDDRHEVVWEDPFPKPSYLFALVAGNLKCHRGTFTTASGREVALEIWVEPQNIDKCEHALVSLQKSMKWDEDVFGLEYDLDIYMIVAVNDFNMGAMENKGLNVFNSKYVLALPETATDEDYMLIEAVIAHEYFHNWTGNRVTCRDWFQLTLKEGLTVFRDQQFTADQTSAAVKRIDDVSGLRAGQFVEDSGPMAHPIRPESYISMDNFYTATVYRKGAEIVRMYHTMLGPEGFRRGLDLYFQRHDNSAVTCDDFRAAMADANDMNFDRFDRWYSQAGTPELFVSEHWDADKSEFSLTLQQAYPSLSGGNPGTTHRKPVPLPVRVGLLDANSGDELNEHSRVLQLETESETFTFSGLNAKPIASVLRGFSAPVRLRMDRSDAELAFLMAHDTDALNRWDAGQTLAAKLLLQSAKDVSDGVELKLSEHFRSAFARVLQDDAVDEAFKALALTLPRESVLGQEMDVIDPDALHTAREFFRSRLGEVFYTEFMAMYHALAADGAYQNDQTSINRRRLKNVVLGYLATQHSDEVIALIRNQFERADNMTDKQAALSLLADLDTPDREQALAAFYDQYHHDPLVIDKWFAVQAGSQRADGIEQVRQLTEHQDFCMENPNRVRSLLGAFTQNQVRFHQADGAGYQLLADYVLQIEAANPQLAARLVAAFNSYRRFDASRQAIIRGELKRIADHPGLCKDVHEIVQRALSF; this is encoded by the coding sequence TTGACCGCTACCCAATCTGTTCAAGCCGTCTATCGCAGCGATTACCAACCCCCGACTTATTGGATCGACAACGTCGAACTTGAATTCGATCTCGATCCTCGCGAGACGCTCGTGACGGCGCGGATCGCGGTTCGTCGCAATGCGGACCAAGCTTCCCACACGCTCGAATTGGCCGGACAACATTTGCAGCTGCAATCCGTGTCGGTCGATGGCACACCGCTCAGCGCCAACGAATACTCCATCAGCAACGAATCTTTGACGCTAACGGAGCTCCCCGAAACGTGCGTGATCGAGACCCAAGTGCTCGTCTCGCCGGTCTCCAACAAAACGCTCTCGGGGCTCTACCAAACCTCGGGAAATTACTGCACCCAATGCGAAGCGGTCGGCTTTCGCCGGATCACCTATTTTCTTGATCGCCCCGATGTAATGGCGACGTATCGGGTGACCCTTCGTGCTGACAAGAAAACGTGTCCGGTGATGCTGTCCAACGGAAATCGCATTGCCCAACGAGATTTGGGCGACGATCGACACGAAGTCGTCTGGGAAGATCCCTTCCCCAAACCCAGTTACTTGTTTGCGTTGGTCGCAGGCAATTTGAAATGCCATCGCGGAACCTTCACCACCGCCAGCGGTCGCGAAGTGGCGCTGGAAATCTGGGTCGAACCGCAAAACATCGACAAGTGTGAACACGCCTTGGTATCGCTACAGAAATCGATGAAGTGGGACGAGGACGTCTTTGGGCTCGAATACGACCTGGACATCTATATGATCGTAGCGGTCAACGATTTCAACATGGGAGCGATGGAAAACAAAGGCCTCAACGTCTTCAATTCCAAGTACGTGCTCGCCTTGCCCGAGACGGCGACCGACGAAGACTACATGTTGATCGAAGCGGTCATCGCCCACGAATACTTTCACAATTGGACCGGCAACCGCGTCACCTGTCGCGATTGGTTTCAATTGACGTTGAAAGAAGGGTTAACGGTCTTCCGTGACCAACAATTCACCGCCGATCAAACCTCCGCGGCGGTCAAGCGAATCGATGATGTGTCGGGATTGCGGGCGGGCCAGTTCGTGGAAGACAGCGGACCGATGGCACACCCGATCCGGCCCGAATCTTATATCTCGATGGACAACTTCTACACCGCAACGGTCTATCGCAAAGGGGCCGAGATCGTGCGAATGTATCACACGATGTTGGGCCCCGAAGGATTCCGACGCGGACTGGATCTGTATTTCCAACGGCATGACAACAGCGCCGTCACCTGCGACGACTTTCGGGCTGCGATGGCGGATGCCAACGACATGAATTTCGATCGGTTTGATCGCTGGTATTCGCAAGCGGGAACGCCGGAGTTGTTCGTCAGCGAACACTGGGACGCCGACAAGAGTGAATTCTCGCTCACGTTGCAACAAGCCTATCCGTCGCTTTCCGGCGGCAATCCCGGCACCACCCACCGAAAACCGGTGCCGTTGCCCGTCCGTGTTGGCTTGCTCGACGCCAACAGCGGCGATGAGTTGAACGAGCATTCACGTGTGCTGCAATTGGAAACCGAGTCCGAGACGTTCACATTTAGCGGTCTGAACGCAAAGCCGATCGCGTCAGTGTTACGAGGTTTTTCGGCGCCGGTTCGGCTGCGAATGGATCGTAGCGATGCTGAACTTGCCTTTCTGATGGCACACGATACCGATGCCCTGAATCGTTGGGATGCCGGCCAAACGCTGGCCGCAAAATTGTTGCTACAGTCAGCCAAAGACGTGTCTGATGGCGTCGAACTGAAATTATCCGAACATTTCCGCAGCGCGTTTGCTCGCGTGCTGCAGGATGATGCTGTGGACGAAGCCTTCAAAGCGCTTGCCTTGACCCTGCCGCGTGAGAGCGTGTTGGGGCAAGAGATGGATGTGATCGATCCCGATGCACTACACACCGCACGTGAATTCTTTCGCAGCCGTCTTGGCGAAGTTTTCTACACCGAATTCATGGCGATGTATCACGCGTTGGCTGCCGATGGGGCGTATCAAAACGATCAAACTTCGATCAATCGTCGCCGCTTGAAAAACGTCGTGTTGGGATACCTTGCAACCCAGCACTCCGACGAGGTCATCGCGTTGATCCGCAACCAATTCGAGCGGGCGGATAACATGACGGACAAACAAGCTGCATTGTCATTGTTGGCCGATTTGGACACGCCCGATCGAGAGCAAGCGCTTGCTGCGTTTTATGATCAATATCACCACGATCCCTTGGTCATCGACAAATGGTTTGCCGTTCAAGCAGGTTCGCAACGTGCCGATGGGATTGAGCAAGTCCGACAATTGACGGAGCACCAAGATTTTTGCATGGAGAATCCCAATCGCGTGCGATCGTTATTGGGAGCGTTTACGCAAAACCAAGTCCGTTTTCATCAAGCCGACGGGGCGGGGTATCAATTGCTCGCGGATTATGTGCTGCAAATCGAAGCTGCCAATCCTCAGCTTGCCGCGAGATTGGTGGCGGCGTTTAATAGTTACCGGCGATTTGATGCTTCGCGGCAAGCGATCATCCGAGGCGAACTGAAACGGATTGCTGACCATCCTGGCTTGTGCAAAGACGTTCACGAGATCGTACAACGAGCCCTGTCTTTCTAA
- a CDS encoding MBL fold metallo-hydrolase: MTEFICVTCGTQFAATDQPPDSCTICEDERQYVGLAGQRWTTLSGLQQSHRNTVKLAEPGLVGIGIEPAFAIGQRALLVTHPSGNVLWDCIPLIDDGLVQMIHGIGGISAIAISHPHYYSSMVQWSRAFQCPIYLHAADRQWVMRPDPAIEFWEGETKTIGEGLTLVRCGGHFAGGTVLHWANGADGNGVMLSGDILQVVPDRRWVSFMHSYPNLIPLSAAKVRRIAESVAPYDFARIYGAWWDKVVPSDAKAAVDRSARRYIDAFQD, from the coding sequence ATGACGGAATTCATCTGCGTGACCTGTGGGACGCAATTCGCCGCGACCGACCAGCCTCCCGATTCATGCACGATCTGTGAGGACGAGCGACAATACGTCGGCCTCGCTGGGCAGCGCTGGACCACGCTGAGCGGATTGCAACAATCGCACCGCAACACCGTCAAGTTGGCAGAGCCCGGCTTAGTTGGCATCGGCATCGAGCCTGCGTTCGCGATCGGCCAACGCGCCTTGTTGGTCACCCATCCCAGCGGAAACGTGCTCTGGGATTGTATCCCGTTGATCGACGATGGCTTGGTGCAAATGATTCACGGGATCGGCGGCATCTCCGCGATCGCGATTAGCCATCCACACTACTACAGCAGCATGGTGCAGTGGAGCCGAGCGTTCCAGTGTCCGATCTATCTGCACGCGGCGGATCGCCAATGGGTGATGCGCCCCGACCCGGCCATCGAGTTCTGGGAGGGCGAGACAAAAACGATTGGGGAGGGTTTGACGCTGGTGCGCTGTGGCGGTCACTTCGCTGGCGGCACCGTACTTCACTGGGCGAACGGGGCCGATGGCAACGGAGTGATGCTCAGTGGTGATATTTTGCAAGTCGTCCCCGATCGCCGTTGGGTCAGCTTCATGCATTCGTATCCGAACCTGATCCCATTGTCGGCAGCAAAGGTCCGGCGCATCGCCGAATCAGTCGCCCCTTACGATTTTGCCCGTATCTACGGTGCATGGTGGGACAAGGTGGTTCCGTCGGACGCGAAGGCGGCGGTCGATCGATCCGCTCGGCGTTACATTGACGCGTTTCAAGATTGA